The genomic stretch AAACttgtttcttccaaaatatccatagcatatttccgTTGAGAAATCATCAAACCATCTATAGATTGGgctacctcaatacccaagaaATAACGAAGCttaccaagatcttttgtctgaaATTGATTTGAGAGATGTTGCTTTAACTGGAGTATACCCTGCTGATCACTACCAgttatgacaatatcatctacatacacaataagataaatacaccCTTGGACTGAGTGACGATAAAAAAACAGAATGGTCTGGTTCACTACGGACCATACCAAATTGTTGTACTACAGTGCTGAATCTGCCAAACCAAGCTCTCGGAGAttgcttaagaccataaagagacATGTGTAACCTACACACCATATTCGATGACTCCTCCTGAGCAACAAATCCAGGTGGTTActccatatatacttcctcttcaagatcaccatgtaaaaaagcattttttatgtcaagttgatgaagaggcCAATGTCGAATGGATGCAATGGCTAGAAGAAGTCTAACAGATGTCATCTTGGCTACAGGCGAGAAGGTATCACTATAATCCAATCCAATATGAGTGTATCCTTTGGCTACCAAGCGAGCTTTAAATCGATCAATCTTACCATCTGGACCAACCTTCAATGTATAAATCCAACGACAACCTACTAAAGATCTCCCATGGGGTAGAGGAACCAGTTCCCAGGTACCACTGCTTTGAAGAGcacacatttcatcaatcattgCTTGCCTTCACTCAGGGTGAGACAATGCTTCACATGGAGTTTTAGGAATAGAAacagaagacaaagaagacaaacaagtatactacaaaggggaaagacgatgataacataaatcaatataatgTGGAGAAGGATTTCGTGTTTGACGTATACCTTTTCGAAGGGCAATCGGAAGATCGGACTCAGGTTGCAGGATCAGATCCGGTGATGTCGGAGGCATCGGAGGAGAGTCTGCAATGACCTCAAGGATAGGTATGACCTCAAGGACAGGTATGACCTCAGGGACAGGGATGACAGGCGTTGGGTGACGACGCTGATATGTTTGAAGTGGTCGAGAAGTGGGTGGGTCAGGAGCCCTAGACTGATGGGGGTAATGGTAGGCGGGACATTAATAACTACCGGAAAAGATGTGGGAGTACTTTCTTGAATGGGTTCTGGAGTTACGTGACTAGACTCGAAATATGGAACTGACTCGAAGAAGGTAACATCGGCCGATACTGGGTACCGTTGTAGAGTATGTTAATAACAACGATAACCTTTTTGGCATCGATGATAACTAAGAAAGACACACTTTAGTGATCGAGCTAAGAGTTTATCAAGACCAGGAGAGAGATTGTGTACAAAACATGTGGACCCAAAGACTCGGGGAGGAATTGGGTGAAGTGGGGAATTGGGAAAAAGGATTGAATGAGGAATTTTATTGTTAAGGACAGATGAGGGCATGCGATTTATAAGATAATATGTTGTTAGCACACCATCCCCCCAAAACCGAAGTGGAACATTACCATGGAGAAGTAGGGTCCGAGTGGTTTCTACAAGATGCCGATTTTTACGTTCCGCTACCccgttttgttgaggtgtgtgagGGCAAGATGTTTGATGGAGAATACCATTGCGTGACATGAAATTCTAAAATTGTTGGGATAAATATTCACGGGCATTGTCACTTCTTAAGGTACGGATAGACACACCGAATTGAGTTCTTATTTCTTGATAGAATTGTTCAACAATAGAAAATAATTCAGATCTATTCTTCATTAAAAATAACCACGTGCAAcgtgaaaaatcatcaataaaggtgacaaaatacctagactcaagagtagagacagtacgcgagggaccccaaacatcggtgtgaactaaagcaaaaggggACGAAGCTCGTTTATTGACTCGATTGGGAAACTGGCCACGAGTGTGTTTCCGTAGTTGACACGACTCACAATGTAAATTAGATACCTTCGATAAATTTGGCACCAACTTATGTAGTTTGGAAAGACTGGAATGACCTAACTGAACATGGATAGTGAGTGGAGAATCTTTGGCTGAGCATGTCTGAGATGACACAGAGAGGTAATAAAGGCCTTGAGACTCACATCCGACACCAATTGTTTGTCCCGAACTCCGATCCTGCAGGGTAACATTATTATTAGTGAAAGTGACACTACAATCAAGAGAACGAGTTAAACGACTGACTGAAAAtaaattaaatggacaattagGTACATAGAGGACAGAAGTAACCGAGAGAGAAGGTAGAATTCGAACAGTACCAATCCCTTCGGATCGGGTTTGAGAATCATTGGCAGAAGTTATAGTAGGTAAGAAACCGGATGTAGAGAGGGGAGATAAAAGATTTTTATTACCGGTAACATAATCAAACGCACCAAAATCAAAGACCTAagatccaagagaagatgattgAGAGAGACAAGCAGGTGAATTACCAATGTGTGCTACCGAAGCAGTAGAATCTAAGTTCTGATAATTCTGATACCACTTGAGGAAATCATCGTAGTTTGGCGTAAAGTTACGAGGAGTAGCCGTGAGTATCGGATCTGAAACAATTGCCCTATGGAGAGTGGAGCGGTTGAAAAATTGCCGGGATTGGCCGTCAGATGTGTTGTCACGTGCGGAGGTTTCTGCCGATGAAAAGTGGGGAACGGCTGGATCGGAAGAGGCGCTTCTACTGGTAGGTTACCGAAGAATTTTGAAAAGTGAGAGGCAAACCGGAGTGATGACACGGTTTGCAAAAAAAAACAGAGTGATGACACGGTTTGCAACAAAAGAAAAATCTCACCGGAAGACAGTGGGTCAACCGGGTAAAGCACGACGAAGAAAGAATTGCCTCTTAGCAGACTCTAGATACCATGTTGAAATACAAGAGACTgagagacatttgaataaactGTGTGTTTTGAAAAACATTACGGAGACTTTATTATAAAGAGAGATtataactaattacatgatatagtcgatgtgggactatttgatatacaaatattcttaatattatatttacaaatatcaacagAATATAACAACGCTTAAATACCAAATTTATTCGATATCAAGTCAACTGTTTAAGGATGAATTGGGATTCGAGAATTCATGATATCCTACTTATTTATTTATAATAAGTAGTGAATTCAAATTCCTCAATGAATATGAAACTCCGTTTTTTCTATGTCGatgaataactttttctatggatGTTTTATTCTTTAGAAGGTAAGAGAAAAGATAAAACtaaaaataaagtattaaattgAATTATTAATCCATATTCAAGTTTGAAACTCATGTAATTAACCTCTTTTCTTGTTATCTTGTTATTAACTTTATAGAAGATTAAAAGAATTAACTTATTATTAAGTCCATAGAAGATCAAAAGAATTGACCGTTGACCGTTGAGCTATCTTCATTGTTAAAAATATATTCGCTTAAATTTTTACACACATATTAAGAAACACAATAATACTGTCATAAGATATTACTCTTTTACTAACTTAACTATAACTTCGCCATATTAATTAATGTGTTAGAAGTAGTGTATCAAATAATAATTATATGACAATTGAAAAAAGAACATTCATATGATTAGAAAATGAGAATGACAGTTCTTTAAAAAAAGAATTTATTTATTAAAACGACAAATTTAAAGTGAAAAGAGTAGTACGCAAGAAGGAACTACAAAATGTGTGATCATAATCACTGTCTAATAAATAGAAATCTGAAATGCATATCGATAGAGATACATTTTTTATATTTATCTACGAGatacattttttttaaataaaatttaggtacaatttaattgaattgtacttaatatattaaaaaaaaatcattccGAGCACTTTACTATTCTCCGTTTCTTTTTAATTGTAGTTTGagtaaaaaaaattgttttttttaattgacgttttcaaaaaaatttaaaatttgagGTAACATTAATAGTCGTTTTGTCAAAATTACTCCTAATTACTTattaaaaagagaaaaaaaaataataaataattaaaaatattatagATAAAAAGACAATCATTATGTAAAAAATAAATCATTATTTAAAAAGTAGTAAAAATTATTAACTTTCTTAATATgcataaaaaaaattaaaaaagaacGGAGGGAGTATTTTACAAGAAAATTGATTTACTTTGtcaaaaaattatttttcaaagTTTATGTAATTTTTGTTGACAAAATATTAAATTTAGAGTCAAATGTGGGAAAAAAGATTTAAAGCTATCAAACAAAGGTTTAGAGGTATGAAAGTAGCTCTTTTGAGTGTTGACATTTTCATTCTCCTCATTTTAAGAGGCAATTTTCTCATAACAAAAGATAACAGTTATGAAGAGTCATTGTGATGGAAAGAAGATTTAAAGCTATAAACAAAGGTTTAGAGGTATGAAAATAGCTCTTTTGAGTCTTAGACATTTTCAATGTGTTCATTTTAAGAATTTTCTTATGGTGATTAACAAATAAAGCCAacataaattttaaaaatataataaaattgtTTTCGCAGTATAAACATTGTCTAAAATGCATTCAACTTATGTCATCAAAATATGAGGAAAGAGGTAAACCAAGttcattaaaaaaacaaaaaagcTGAATTGAgttaattttaaaaataaaatatattaaaaagAACAAAACCAAATATTATCATTTACAACTTGAAAACAATATTCATTTATAAGCCTCTCCAGGGTAACATATAGTTCATTTATATTCATGTAGCACTTTCATATATAAAACGTGTTATAACTCTTGAAGTTGTGGAAGAATATATTCACACCAAAAAATGTCAGTGATTTATTGACAGATTTATCACGATGGATCGGAACTCTGGATGTTATGTTTGGTTATTTTAGTACAATCAAATGGTCCAatctcttgatttttcttcaCCTGTAAACCATAATGAAACAAAGAAATAAGCCATATACAACAATACATCATCAAAATAAAAAGCATATAGTCACCATGAACGAATTGAGAAAGTAACATTAATAATATGCAACTTTCTGATTGAGATAACCCTATAAACACATTTGTGTATGAAACTTTACCAAAGTGATATCAATGGTTGAGAATGGAGATTGGGGGGCTTTGGTGAAATGAAAAAGGTTGATACAGGGCCAGTGAAAAGGCATTTGTAAAGGATGTGAAATTCCATAAATGTTCCAGTCAACCTAATTCTAATGGGTTATCTAATCACAAAAATACAAATATCAAATGCCTAGTTCTAGTATTTACTTTTTTGAAGTTAATAATTGAATTCATAGAAATTATACACGAACAAGTGAGATTGCAAAACAATCTTACGCTTTGAATTTGAATCAAATCTAGATACTGAAGAATGGACCTACCGGTGACCAAGGGTTCGGTTCATTCTGGACTTTGTCAGGAGGAGAGTTTTGTACAGCGCCACTCTTCATCATTAAAATCTCCTGCAGACGCAACAAATAAGATGAATCCAACATGGCAAAAATCACCACATTGCAAAGAACTAATTGCTTTATGTAAAGTCAGGAGCCTTAACCTtaaaaacaagtttgattccacTGCCATATGCAATTCAAACAATGCAAGTAAACATTTAACACAAACAATTACTAACAATTAGCTAACTTTGACAGTTTAAAAAATCAATGCAAACATACATAAACATAAATATTAAAAAGGGGGCGATGTTAAAGGCCAAAAAAATGGCAATGTAAGACTtcaaaacagaaaaacaagttGGCATGAAATACTTTGTCAGGAAAAGAAACTTAGTAATTAGGGATTAAAAGTATTGATGTTAGCTTAAGAAATTTGAGTCACCTCTCCAGCTGCTTCTATTGCAGCTAACCATTCCTCAGTAAAGGGAGCAACATTCAGTGGAGGCTTCGCTATCGGAACTTCCTGCTTGGTTTTAGTTGCATCTATTTCGCTGCCACTCACAAAATTAACATTGGTCACTCAATATGTAACGCTTCAAAACTGTCTTAGATTTAAAATGGAGGCTGCCAAAACATAGATGAACAAAAGTTATACAACAAAAATGATACTCACAGATGAATTATTTTGCCGTTGTCTTCTTCTGGAAAGTCGATTTTGTCTTTTGACTGACTTGCCATGTCAGTATTAGGAGACTTATCATTCTCAAAGACAGTAGTTACAGCTGCATCTGATAAACTTTCACTGTTCACTGAACCAACTTCATTACCTTGTAGGATTGTTTCAATGAAGATTGAATTATCTGAATCTAGTAACTTCGATTTTTCACTTAAAAGACATTGCTCCTCAGATTTCCAAGCAACTGCACTAGTAAAGGGGCCTTCACTCACTTGAATAGAAGAATCTAAATCAGCAGAAATAGCATTCCTATTGAGTTTCACTGAACTAACTTCGCTGCCTTCTGGGATTGTTGCGTTGAAGATTGAATTCTCTGAAGCTaataattttgatttttcacTTAAAAGACAGGGGCCTTCACTCACATCAATAGAAGAACCTAATTCAGCAGAAATAGCGTTCTCATTGAGTTTCATTGAACTAACTTCGCTGCCTTGTGGGATTGTTGCATTGAAGATTGAATTCTCTGAAGCTaataattttgatttttcacTTAAAAGACATGGATCTTCACTCACTTTAGTAGAAGAATCAAATTCAGCAGAAATAACATTCTCGAGTTGAATTTCAACTGAAGGAGATATATCTAATGAACCTTCTTCTGCACCGTTGATTTGCAAAAGTTCCACTTTTTCATCGACACCTTGATTTCCATCTTTGTTTACAAGCATATCTGAACTTAGTAACTTTGAATTTTCACTTAAACTACACTGCTTCTCACATATCAAAGAAACTGCAGTTGAAAAGGGATCTTCACTCACTTCAATAGAAGAGTCAAATTCAGAAGAAAAAAAGTTCATATTGAGTTGAGTTTCAACTAAAGGCAGTATATCCGACAAACCTTCTTCAGCATCATTGATTTGCAAAAGTTCAACCTTGTCTTCCACATCATGATTTCCATCTTCTGCACCATTGATTTGCAAGAGTTCCACCTTTTCATCCACATCATGATTTCCATCTTCTACATCGTTGATTTGCAAAAGTTCCACCTTTTCATCCACATCATTGATTTGCAAAAGTTCCACCTTTTCGTCCACATCACAATTTCCATCGTCTGCACCATTGATTTGCAACAGTTCCACCTTTTCATCCACATCATGATTTCCATCTTCTGCACCATTGATTTGCAAGAGTTCCACCTTTTCATCCACATCATGATTTCCATCTTCTGCACCATTGATTTGCAAGAGTTCCGCCTTTTCATCCACGTCATGATTTCCATCTTCTACATCATTGATTTGCAAAAGTTCCACCGTTTTATCCACATCATTAATTTGCAAAAGTTCCACCTTTTCATCCACATCATTGATTTGCAAAAGTTCCACCTTTTCATCCACATCACGATTTCCATCTTCTGCACCATTGATTTGCAAGAGTTCCACCTTTTTATCCACGTCATGATTTCCATCTTCTACATCATTGATTTGCAAAATTTCCACCTTTTCATCCACATCATTAATTTGCAAAAGTTCCACCTTTTCATCCACATCATTGATTTGCAAAAGTTCCACCTTTTCATCCAAATCACGATTTCCATCTTCTGCACCAATGATTTGCAAGAGTTCCACCTTTCCATCCACATCATGATTTCCATCTTCTACATCATTGATTTGCAAAATTTCCACCTTTTCATCCACATCATTGATTTGCAAATGTTCCACCTTTTCATCCACATCATTGATCTGCAAAAGATCCACATTTTCATCCAAATCACAATTTCCATCTTCTGCACCATTGATTCGCAAGAGTTCCACCTTTTCATCCACATCATGATTTCCATCTTCCACATCATTGATTTGCAAAAGTTCCACCTTTTCATCTACATTATTGATTTGCAAAAGTTCCACCTTTTCATCCACATCACGATTTTTATCTTCTGCACCATTGATTTGCAAAAGTTCCACCTTTTCATCCACATCACGATTTCCATCTTCCGCCCCGTTGATTTGCAAGAGTTCCACCTTTTCATCCACGTCATGATTTCCATCTTCTACATCATTGAGTTGCAAAAGTTCCACCTTTTCATCCACATCATTGATTTGCAAAAGTTCCACCATTTCGTCCACATCATTTATTTGCAAAAGTTCCACCTTTTCGTCCACATCACGATTTCCATCTTCTGCACCATTGATTTGCAAGAGTTCCACCTTTTCATCCACATCATGATTTTCATCTTCTACATCATTGATTTGCAAAAGTTCCACCTTTTCATCCACATCCTTGATTTGCAACACAACATGATTTCCATCTTCTACATCATTGATTTGCAAAAGTTCCACCTTTTCATCCACATCATGATTTCCATCTTCTACATCATTGATTTGCAAGAGTTCCATCTTTTCATCCACATCATTGATTTGCAAAAATTCCGCCTTTTCATCCACATCATTGATTTGCAGAAGTTCCACCTTTCCATCGACATCATGATTTCCCTCTATGTTTACAGACATATCTTCAATATGATGATTGGTAGCATTGTGCTCATTGCTATGGAACCCGCATCCTTCAAATGCATCCTCAACTAAATTTTGCTCCTTGATTTCTGTAGATGAAACAATAACTTTTGGCAGAAAGTCACTATCCAAGTGAACATCCTGGGAATTTACAGCAACAACAGCACTAGACTTTTGAAACCCAGGAAGATAGGAATCTTCATTTATGTTATTATCATCTGCCAATGAAGATGCTGAAACAGTTATACAATTTTCACTCAACCTATCCAATTCAAACTCCGGAGTTCTATCACGGATTGCTTTTGAGTCAATAACCTGGTCACATTCCTTATCCACTGGGCTTCTCAGGATGAAACCTAATTGATCATCTACAGGAAGCTGACAGTCTTTGATCTCAATTATTTTAGATTCATCCTCAGAAGCGTCATTGATTCCTAGTATGGAATTTTCAGGAGAACCTTTGGAAAATAAGCTCGTCACATGAACTGGCTGAGAACTGTTCATATCAGAGATATTTTCTTTTTCCGGTCCAATTTCTTCTACACCACTAGGATTTAGAGCCTTGGGTTGGTCTGCCTGTAACTGCTGACTAACTGCGTCTAAATTACTTTGGGTGGTTTTTTTGCAATTGATTATGAGACTCTCGTTCAATAAATGCCCCTGTGCATCTCCTTCATATCTACCAAATTCATCAGCACCACAATTTACCTGTTCAGTATTCTTACACGGGGTTCCTTGTTTAGATCCTTCGGGGACAGTTTTGCAAAAATCATCAAGGCTAGAATTTAAAAGTGCAGTCTTGGCACTCTTGTATCCCTTAAACTCTCCTGAAAACTCTGCCTGTAGTATCAAACTTTCCTTGAAAGGCGGAATGTCACCGGTGGGCCCTTTGATTTGATCATCTTCATCTTGTCCTATGGTATTCTGCACAGTATTAGAAGTTCTCTGCATGATAGGAAAGAGCGTAGACTGTGGTTCCTGATATGAAGACCGGTCCCCATTTGACGTAACATCATATAACTTGTTATCCAGAGTGTGGTCGGCCTCTTTCTCCAACTGCTCATGTGTCTGACTCTTTTTAAGAAGTTCATTCTCATGTGTAGGTATTACCATGTTCTCCATGCTAGAAATGATCTCATTTTCATGTAGTTCTCCTTGCTCCTTGGATTTTAAGATGACATCATCAAGAATGTTTTCAACCTCTGCTTGCTTACTTATTATTTCAAAAATCGAAGAATCACAATCCCCTTCTACACCAGGCATCTGCTTATTGTCTATTTGCACGATTGCTTCTGGCTTGACATCTGAAAGGCTTAATTCCTTAGTGTCTGACACTTTCTCCAGAGTGTGGTCAGCCTCTTTCTCCAACTGCTCATGTGTCTGACTCTTTGTAAGAAATTCCTTTTCATGTGTAGGTAATACCATGTTCTCCATGCTAGAAATGATCTCATTTTCATGTAGTTCTCCTTGTTCCTTGGATTTTAAGATAACATCATCAAGAATGTTTTCAACCTCTGCTTGCTTACTTATTATTTCAAAAACCGAAGAATCACAATCCACTTCTACACCAGCCATCTGCTTATTGTCTATTTGCACGATTGCTTCTGGCTTGACATCTGAAAGGCTTAATTCCTTAGTGTCTGACACTTTCTCCAGAGTGTGGTCAGCCTCTTTCTCCAACTGCTCATGTGTCTGACTCTTCGTAAGAAATTCCTTTTCATGTGTAGGTAATACCATGTTCTCCATGCTTGAAATGATCTCATTTTCATGTAGTTCTCCTTGCTCCTTAGATTTTAAGATGACATCATCAAGAATGTTTTCAACCTCTGCTTGCTTACTTATTATTTCAAAAACCGAAGAATCACAATCCACTTCTACACCAGCCATCTGCTTATTGTCTATTTGCATGATTGCTTCTGGCTTGACGTCTGAAAGGCTTAATTCCTTAGTGTCTGACACTTTCTCCAGAGTGTGGTCAGCCTCTTTCTCCAACTGCTCATGTGTCTGACTCTTTGTAAGAAATTCCTTTTCACGTGTAGGTAATACCATGTTCTCCATGCTAGAAATGATCTCATTTTCATGTAGTTCTCCTTGTTCCTTGGATTTTAAGATGACATCATCAAGAATGTTTTCAACCTCTGCTTGCTTACTTATTATTTCAAAAATCGAAGAATCACAATCCACTTCTACACCAGCCATCTGCTTATTGTCTATTTGCACGATTGCTTCTGGCTTGACATCTGAAAGGCTTAATTCATTAGTGTCTGACATTTTCTCCAGAGTGTGGTCAGCGTCTTTCTCCAACTGCTCGTGTGTCTGACTCTTCGTAAGAAATTCCTTTTCATGTGTAGGTAATACCATGTTCTCCATGCTTGAAATGATCTCATTTTCATGTAGTTCTCCTTGCTCCTTAGATTTTAAGATGACATCATCAAGAATGTTTTCAACCTCTGCTTGCTTACTTATTATTTCAAAACTAGAAGAATCAAAATCCACTTCTACACCAGCCTTCTGCTTATTGTCTATTGGCACAATTGCTTCTGAGTTGACATCTGAATGGCTTAATTCCTTAGTACGATTCTTTGCTGCCCCTTTGACAATTTTGGACCTTGCTTCTTTAACAGAAACTGTTCCCAACTTCCTTAGTTTAGGAATGTTACTCTCTGAAGGTTTGCAGGGTATGGAGCTTTTCTGCAAGCTGTGTGAACCGGAAGCTTTTACCTGCAAAGCAAAAATAATAGGCATGGACGTGTGATCAATATGTGAGTGTCATTTTATTGATGCATGCTTCTAAATATGATATAGGGAAATGAACATAATAATCATACCTGAGAAAAGAAACCAATGGAGGGAGATGGCTTCCGTAGGCCTGATGATTTTATTGTCCCTGTTTGATGCGTTGTTTGATCCATTCTGGATGGTGGACGTAGTATGGAAACTGGGGTATCCTGTGCAGCAGGTCAAAAATATTTCAAGAGAATAATCAAATAATTTGTAGTTAAATAACAAAAAATACAAAATTGATGGAGTAAAAAATTGAATATTTGAGTAAGTACCCACCGAAAGTTTTCCAGCCTGCTTGGTAAGACTTCTACTAACAGAACACTTGTCAGCCATATCAACTTTAGGGATGCTTGGAACATATGTAGGATTTTTTGACAGGCTAGAGATGCTTGGTGTAGGATTTTTTGACATGCGAGGGATGCTTGGCGTAGGATTTTTTGATAGGCTAGGGATGCTTGGCGTAGGATTTTTTGGCAGGCCTAACATAATAAAAACGAGATCAATAAATTTGGGGACAGAAAAAAGAGGGATTTCACACTTCTGAAGTTAAGAATGCTGAAGTGAGAGATTCATTTTAAACGGAAAAGTGAAAAGTTAGTGATTGATTAAAAAAGCCAATAGTTGAGATTTCGATCATATGCATGTATTTTGACTAACAAACTACAAAGTTGTTTAAATTTCATCGTTGATCTTTGAATTGACTACTATAAAGTACTCACATTTTCCTTCTGAAGTGTATTCCTAGGTTTACAAGAGTTAAATCCAGAAAAAAGGATCAAATACAAACTACAGAACTTACTAGGATGTGCATTCTGATTTCTTTTTGAGGAACCTGAGCTCAACATTCCACTCCTAGTGGTAGTTGCATTTGCAGAAACATTGGATTTTGGTCCTGGTATCCCAGTGATTTTTGACTCTTTACTCGGCATTTTAGCGGTGTCAGTTATTTTTAGTTTTCAAAGGAGTTAAGGTAAGCACTTTCATTATTCAACAGAAATACATACAACTAAATTCCAGCACACACACACTAAAGAGACTCCACTCTGCAACAGTTTGAGTTAACTTCAAATTTATAAAATCACTTCAGCTAAAATAAGATTACAGTTTTTATTCATGAAAGTCTTTATAAAGTTTATAAAAGGTTATGGAGAAATTAAATGAGAAAAGTACCACAAAAAGTAAAGAAGCAGAAATTAATTACAACTTATTCAATATAAACTTTTTCTTTAAAAAACACATAGTTACAGTAAGATTCTTTCTACGTTTTTTCTCATAAGATTCTTCTTGACAAAGCTGACTGTTAATAAATATGCATCTAAACAAGCTTATAAAATCACTTCAGCTAAAATGAGTTTACAGTTTTTATTCATG from Lathyrus oleraceus cultivar Zhongwan6 chromosome 7, CAAS_Psat_ZW6_1.0, whole genome shotgun sequence encodes the following:
- the LOC127100429 gene encoding uncharacterized protein LOC127100429 isoform X8, yielding MPSKESKITGIPGPKSNVSANATTTRSGMLSSGSSKRNQNAHPSLPKNPTPSIPSLSKNPTPSIPRMSKNPTPSISSLSKNPTYVPSIPKVDMADKCSVSRSLTKQAGKLSDTPVSILRPPSRMDQTTHQTGTIKSSGLRKPSPSIGFFSQVKASGSHSLQKSSIPCKPSESNIPKLRKLGTVSVKEARSKIVKGAAKNRTKELSHSDVNSEAIVPIDNKQKAGVEVDFDSSSFEIISKQAEVENILDDVILKSKEQGELHENEIISSMENMVLPTHEKEFLTKSQTHEQLEKDADHTLEKMSDTNELSLSDVKPEAIVQIDNKQMAGVEVDCDSSIFEIISKQAEVENILDDVILKSKEQGELHENEIISSMENMVLPTREKEFLTKSQTHEQLEKEADHTLEKVSDTKELSLSDVKPEAIMQIDNKQMAGVEVDCDSSVFEIISKQAEVENILDDVILKSKEQGELHENEIISSMENMVLPTHEKEFLTKSQTHEQLEKEADHTLEKVSDTKELSLSDVKPEAIVQIDNKQMAGVEVDCDSSVFEIISKQAEVENILDDVILKSKEQGELHENEIISSMENMVLPTHEKEFLTKSQTHEQLEKEADHTLEKVSDTKELSLSDVKPEAIVQIDNKQMPGVEGDCDSSIFEIISKQAEVENILDDVILKSKEQGELHENEIISSMENMVIPTHENELLKKSQTHEQLEKEADHTLDNKLYDVTSNGDRSSYQEPQSTLFPIMQRTSNTVQNTIGQDEDDQIKGPTGDIPPFKESLILQAEFSGEFKGYKSAKTALLNSSLDDFCKTVPEGSKQGTPCKNTEQVNCGADEFGRYEGDAQGHLLNESLIINCKKTTQSNLDAVSQQLQADQPKALNPSGVEEIGPEKENISDMNSSQPVHVTSLFSKGSPENSILGINDASEDESKIIEIKDCQLPVDDQLGFILRSPVDKECDQVIDSKAIRDRTPEFELDRLSENCITVSASSLADDNNINEDSYLPGFQKSSAVVAVNSQDVHLDSDFLPKVIVSSTEIKEQNLVEDAFEGCGFHSNEHNATNHHIEDMSVNIEGNHDVDGKVELLQINDVDEKAEFLQINDVDEKMELLQINDVEDGNHDVDEKVELLQINDVEDGNHVVLQIKDVDEKVELLQINDVEDENHDVDEKVELLQINGAEDGNRDVDEKVELLQINDVDEMVELLQINDVDEKVELLQLNDVEDGNHDVDEKVELLQINGAEDGNRDVDEKVELLQINGAEDKNRDVDEKVELLQINNVDEKVELLQINDVEDGNHDVDEKVELLRINGAEDGNCDLDENVDLLQINDVDEKVEHLQINDVDEKVEILQINDVEDGNHDVDGKVELLQIIGAEDGNRDLDEKVELLQINDVDEKVELLQINDVDEKVEILQINDVEDGNHDVDKKVELLQINGAEDGNRDVDEKVELLQINDVDEKVELLQINDVDKTVELLQINDVEDGNHDVDEKAELLQINGAEDGNHDVDEKVELLQINGAEDGNHDVDEKVELLQINGAEDGNHDVEDKVELLQINDAEEGLSDILPLVETQLNMNFFSSEFDSSIEVSEDPFSTAVSLICEKQCSLSENSKLLSSDMLVNKDGNQGVDEKVELLQINGAEEGSLDISPSVEIQLENVISAEFDSSTKVSEDPCLLSEKSKLLASENSIFNATIPQGSEVSSMKLNENAISAELGSSIDVSEGPCLLSEKSKLLASENSIFNATIPEGSEVSSVKLNRNAISADLDSSIQVSEGPFTSAVAWKSEEQCLLSEKSKLLDSDNSIFIETILQGNEVGSVNSESLSDAAVTTVFENDKSPNTDMASQSKDKIDFPEEDNGKIIHLEIDATKTKQEVPIAKPPLNVAPFTEEWLAAIEAAGEEILMMKSGAVQNSPPDKVQNEPNPWSPVKKNQEIGPFDCTKITKHNIQSSDPS